The sequence CGCAGCAAGCCGGGATCTGTCAAATACACCGCTGTCCTGCTGAGGTATTTAGGTTCAGGGATTGCCCTCGGGTTCATACTGTGATTTAATTCAGTTAAACCCCGCAAAAATAAAACCAGTAGTAAGTCGTTAATTTTTCTAATGTATCTTTGCTCCTGCATGAGATTTTTACACAAAATATCTAAAATCATCTTACACCCATATTGCTACATAAGTAATTCATTTTCCCGTCACCGGCCATATATCACCTGCCTTCTGATTCTGCTAATACTGATAGGTACTCGCTCTTTTTCCCAGACAAAGAACGAAAGAGACAATGACCTGGTCCAGTTTTCCGGTATTGTCGTAACAGCCGACAGCCTGCGTCCTGTTCCATATACTCATATTGTCATCAAAAACACCAGGTGGGGCACTGTTGCTGACTATTTCGGGTATTTTTCGTTCGTGGCCCGCCGGAATGATACAATCCTTTTCACGGCCATGGGCTTTAAGAAATCGTTTTACGTCATACCTGATACCATCACGCGAAGAAGGTACTCTCTCATCAAAGCGCTGACAGCCGACACCACCCTGCTCGATGAAACTGTCATTTATCCCTGGCCGTCAAAGGAACAGTTTAGAGAAGCATTTATCAAGCTTAAAATTCCTGACGATGACCTTGTCCGCGCACAGAAAAACCTGGAGTTGGCCGAAATGAGGGAACGCGCTGAACTTTATGCCATGGATGGCAGTATGAATTACAAGAATTATATGCAGCAGCAAATCTATAACCGGAACTATTATATCGGACAAACACAA comes from Bacteroidota bacterium and encodes:
- a CDS encoding carboxypeptidase-like regulatory domain-containing protein, translating into MRFLHKISKIILHPYCYISNSFSRHRPYITCLLILLILIGTRSFSQTKNERDNDLVQFSGIVVTADSLRPVPYTHIVIKNTRWGTVADYFGYFSFVARRNDTILFTAMGFKKSFYVIPDTITRRRYSLIKALTADTTLLDETVIYPWPSKEQFREAFIKLKIPDDDLVRAQKNLELAEMRERAELYAMDGSMNYKNYMQQQIYNRNYYIGQTQPITILDPFAWAQFFKAWKEGKFKRKKK